One stretch of Bacteroidia bacterium DNA includes these proteins:
- the fsa gene encoding fructose-6-phosphate aldolase — protein sequence MKFFIDTANLAQIKEAQELGVLDGVTTNPSLMAKEGIKGQNAILKHYVDICNISDGDVSAEVISTDYEGIIREGENLASLHPRIVVKVPMIKDGVKALRYFSERGIKTNCTLVFSAGQALLAAKAGATYVSPFIGRLDDINQDGLELISQIRLIYSNYGYQTQILAASIRHTIHLLKCAEIGADVVTCPLSVITGLLPHPLTDSGLAKFLADHAKSQS from the coding sequence AAGCCCAGGAGTTGGGTGTTTTGGATGGGGTAACTACCAATCCTTCACTTATGGCCAAAGAAGGCATCAAAGGCCAAAATGCAATTTTAAAGCACTATGTTGACATTTGTAACATATCGGATGGTGATGTAAGTGCAGAAGTAATTTCAACCGATTATGAAGGAATTATTCGAGAAGGTGAAAATTTGGCTTCGCTACACCCCAGAATTGTAGTGAAAGTGCCTATGATTAAAGATGGTGTAAAGGCTTTACGCTATTTTTCTGAGCGCGGAATTAAAACGAATTGCACCTTGGTGTTTTCGGCCGGACAAGCTTTGTTGGCGGCTAAAGCCGGTGCAACGTATGTTTCGCCTTTTATTGGACGTTTGGATGATATTAACCAGGATGGATTGGAATTGATTTCGCAAATTCGATTGATTTACAGCAACTATGGTTACCAAACCCAAATTCTGGCAGCCAGTATCCGACACACCATTCACTTGTTAAAGTGCGCCGAAATTGGTGCAGATGTAGTCACCTGTCCTTTGTCTGTAATTACCGGTTTATTGCCACATCCATTAACCGATTCAGGTTTGGCTAAATTTTTAGCCGATCATGCTAAATCACAATCCTAA
- a CDS encoding threonylcarbamoyl-AMP synthase → MLLKIYPENPNERSINQVVECLRKGGVIICPTDTVYGFACDIFNSKAIERICRIKGINPKKANFSFICYDLSHLADYARVDNQVFKLMKRSLPGAFTFILPAKSNVPDIFQSNKRTVGIRVPDHSIPRTIVKVLGNPIMTSTVHDDGDMVEYSTDPELMWEKYRDQVDMVIDGGFGDIEYSTVLDCTGPEIEIIREGKGIIEEY, encoded by the coding sequence ATGCTCCTCAAAATTTATCCCGAAAACCCAAATGAAAGGAGCATAAACCAAGTAGTAGAATGTCTTCGTAAAGGTGGGGTTATAATTTGCCCCACCGATACGGTATATGGTTTTGCTTGCGATATTTTTAATTCCAAAGCCATAGAACGTATTTGCCGGATTAAAGGCATAAATCCTAAAAAGGCTAACTTCTCGTTTATTTGTTACGACTTAAGCCATTTGGCCGACTACGCTCGGGTTGATAACCAGGTGTTTAAGCTGATGAAACGCTCCTTGCCCGGAGCCTTTACCTTTATTTTGCCGGCCAAATCCAATGTGCCGGATATCTTCCAAAGTAATAAACGAACTGTTGGTATCCGTGTTCCGGATCACTCTATACCACGGACCATTGTAAAGGTGCTCGGAAATCCAATTATGACTTCCACCGTTCATGATGATGGTGATATGGTGGAATATAGCACCGACCCCGAATTGATGTGGGAAAAATACCGCGATCAGGTGGATATGGTCATTGATGGAGGGTTTGGTGATATTGAATACTCTACTGTACTCGATTGCACCGGCCCTGAAATCGAAATCATTAGAGAAGGCAAGGGAATTATTGAAGAATATTGA